The proteins below come from a single Podarcis muralis chromosome 8, rPodMur119.hap1.1, whole genome shotgun sequence genomic window:
- the SIRT5 gene encoding NAD-dependent protein deacylase sirtuin-5, mitochondrial, translating to MNLFHFTTRRLVSQVYCGLKPASSKKQRTCFEMARPSSSMADFREVFAKAKHIAIITGAGVSAESGVPTFRGAGGYWRKWQAQELATPEAFARNPSRVWEFYHYRRELMMSKHPNPAHTAIAECEARLSKQGRSVVVITQNIDELHRKAGTRHLLEIHGSLFKTRCTSCGTVTANHKSPICPALDGKGAPDPDAEDSQIPVEDLPRCEECNGLLRPHVVWFGETLDSDILTEVEKELEICDLCLVVGTSSIVYPAAMFAPQVSARGVAVAEFNMQSTPATDRFRFHFSGPCGTTLPPALARHETEIIS from the exons ATGAATCTTTTCCACTTTACCACAAGAAGGCTGGTTTCTCAAGTATATTGTGGACTGAAACCTGCTTCTTCCAAGAAACAAAGGACGTGCTTTGAAATGGCCCGACCAAGTTCAA gtatggcTGATTTTCGAGAAGTATTTGCTAAAGCAAAGCATATAGCTATTATTACAGGGGCTGGTGTCAGTGCTGAGAGTGGTGTTCCGACCTTCCGAGGTGCAGGGGGCTACTGGAGGAAATGGCAAGCTCAG GAACTGGCTACTCCAGAGGCTTTTGCAAGGAATCCCTCGAGGGTGTGGGAATTCTACCATTACCGTAGAGAGCTTATGATGAGTAAACATCCAAACCCCGCACACACTGCCATAGCAGAGTGTGAGGCCAGGCtaagcaagcaaggaaggagtGTTGTGGTTATCACGCAGAACATTGATGAGCTCCACAGAAAAGCAGGAACAAGGCACCTCTTAGAAATCCATG GTAGCTTATTCAAAACCCGATGCACCAGTTGTGGAACTGTGACAGCAAATCACAAGAGTCCAATCTGTCCTGCTTTGGATGGGAAAGG tGCTCCAGATCCAGATGCTGAAGACAGCCAGATTCCTGTAGAAGATCTTCCTCG ATGTGAAGAATGCAATGGCCTCTTGCGCCCTCACGTTGTATGGTTCGGAGAAACTTTGGATTCTGATATTCTTACAGAGGTTGAAAAAGAACTTGAGATTTGTGACCTTTGTTTGGTG gTTGGAACGTCCTCTATAGTATATCCTGCTGCTATGTTTGCTCCCCAGGTATCTGCCAGAGGAGTGGCAGTTGCAGAATTCAACATGCAAAGCACCCCGGCCACAGATAGGTTCAG GTTTCATTTCTCAGGTCCCTGTGGAACCACGCTGCCCCCAGCACTTGCACGCCATGAAACTGAGATAATCTCATGA
- the NOL7 gene encoding U3 small nucleolar RNA-associated protein NOL7 produces the protein MVARRTRSMARERVAAEAAAATASSEEDEESDEAPEEVTFESARAAAEEARRLAGERVRREKATLKEKRRQKEELFKEQKKRKLLPENVLEELASSTQTSKNQPSAMQEQGQNVEDDSESENGQKDTEEDSEENLATRLQESYMAVQLKDQDLTNKQQQVAKDFLQKHLYGRGCHRTTANQYFSVGNKRSDVKKAAFQFVNKSWGEMEKQKAKKFTKHWVSSKISC, from the exons ATGGTGGCGCGGAGGACTCGCTCGATGGCTAGGGAAAGAGTCGCTGCGgaggctgccgccgccaccgcttCCTCAGAAGAGGACGAGGAGAGTGACGAGGCTCCCGAGGAGGTGACCTTCGAGAGCGCGCGCGCCGCGGCCGAGGAGGCGCGCCGGTTGGCGGGGGAGCGCGTGCGCAG aGAAAAGGCTACCTTAAAAGAAAAGAGACGACAGAAAGAAGAACTATTTAAGGAACAAAAG AAAAGAAAGCTGCTTCCTGAAAATGTGTTGGAGGAGTTGGCATCATCAACACAGACTAG CAAAAATCAGCCATCAGCCATGCAAGAGCAAG GTCAGAATGTTGAAGATGATTCTGAAAGTGAGAATGGCCAAAAAGATACAGAGGAAGACAGTGAAGAAAACTTGGCAACTAG GCTCCAAGAAAGCTATATGGCTGTGCAGCTAAAAGATCAGGATTTAACCAACAAGCAGCAGCAAGTGGCCAAAGACTTCCTACAAAAACACCTCTATGGAAGAGGCTGCCACCGAACAACAG CAAACCAGTATTTTTCTGTTGGAAACAAGAGAAGTGATGTTAAAAAAGCTGCATTCCAGTTTGTGAATAAGTCTTGGG GTGAAATGGAAAAGCAAAAGGCTAAGAAGTTCACAAAGCACTGGGTTTCTTCAAAGATAAGCTGCTGA